One Coleofasciculus chthonoplastes PCC 7420 genomic region harbors:
- the rpmB gene encoding 50S ribosomal protein L28: MSRKCQLTGKKANNAYAISHSHRRTKKLQEANLQWKRVWWQEGNRWVKLRLSTKAIKTLEKKGLQAMAKEAGINLKHY, encoded by the coding sequence ATGTCACGCAAATGTCAACTCACTGGTAAAAAGGCAAACAATGCCTACGCTATCTCCCACTCCCACCGCCGCACCAAGAAACTCCAAGAAGCTAATCTGCAATGGAAGCGCGTCTGGTGGCAAGAAGGCAATCGCTGGGTGAAGCTGAGACTCTCCACCAAGGCGATTAAGACACTGGAGAAGAAAGGATTGCAAGCGATGGCGAAGGAAGCGGGGATTAACCTGAAGCATTATTGA